The Scheffersomyces stipitis CBS 6054 chromosome 5, complete sequence genome contains the following window.
AAAGccgttttctttttgaattaCATTATCTTCGTTCTTTTCTAATGGCAGTATTCTGGCTAAGTTGACGAGATCAGAAAGTTTCCAGATGTTGATGATATGGTCCAAGCCTCCCGTAGCAAGCCATTCGTTGGTGGGGTCGATATCAACGGTGTGGACTTCGCCTCCGTGGAGAAGCGGCGGGAAGCGGAAGTATTTCATAGTATTCACAAATATCCGTCAGGATGGGAATGGCGGATTGCTGGAATGGTTGAATGGTTAAATGGAGTCGAATGAAAAAGCTTGTACGTTAGCTACCGAGGAATAGTTAGCGAGCTGTTTAGTGAGACATATAGCGAGAATAGTACAGAGAGAATACTggaaagaaaatggaatgaaatagcgagaaatagtgagaaataACAAGACAGTGGGACGGTGTCGCACTACTGAGTTGTGTTAAGAAAGATGGAGAGAGACCACGAAACAGAATCTACCGAGAGTGCGAAAATCACTTTGTGGATCCAGTAGCGACGGCTCTGCCAATGGCAGAATGTCAGAGTGTCAGACAATTGAGACAATGGTAGTATAATACCTTATGCAAGTAAGAAACGAAGCTTTACATAGTTTCCCTTGACAATTTTTGTAGTCTTCCAAGGAAAATACGAAGTTATTACAGATGCTTTCACTTGTTCTCTCGCTATTTCTCGCCAGCCGttctcactattttctCATTACTAAAATCGAATCTCAAACGGAGCCATCTACGAAAAAAAAGTCGATAAAGCATCAATACCACCCTTTTCTCCACATACTCTGTCCACACACAGTGCTACActggaacttgtagaagaagtggtGTATTCGCAACTGCCTATATCAATAACGTGGCATCGTTATACTGTTCAATattgtttgattttgttgacTTGTTCAGAAACAACTTATATCTACAACTGAAACCTATATTTGAAAATCCTTGCAAGATTATCATAATTGGACTTTATTATCAGAGTTCATTCACCAACTTCCCTAATCTTTCCTAAATATCACAAGAGTCCTTCCATGGCTACCGAAGAATACGTCACCGACTCTAGTTCGGATTTTACTGAGTATTGGATTGACTTGTTTTTGGGAATCAAAGGCAACGAGTACTTCTGCGATGTCGATGACGAATACATAAGAGACCGTTTCAACCTCACAGGGTTGAATCAGGAGGTGAGCAAATTGCCTACATTGATAGACATAATAACTGATCTCGTAGATATCGAGCTGCAGCCGGAAGAACACCGTGATACCTTGGAACATAACGCTAGAATCCTATACGGCTTAATTCATGCCAGATACATCTTGACGTCACGCGGGTTGAATAAGATGTTTGAAAAGTATAGGAATGGAGACTTCGGCTACTGTCCCCGAGTTCACTGTCAGTTGCATCCATTATTACCTATTGGCTTGAACGACCAGCCTAGGTTAAACTCAGTAAAATTGTACTGTGCCAAATGTGAGGATCTTTTCAATCCCAAGTCGGCAAGACACTCAGTTATTGACGGGGCCTATTTCGGCACGTCATTCCCAGCCAtgttcttccaaaactttCCTCAAGTGATACCTATTCATTCCAAGGAAACCTACGTTCCCAAGGTATTTGGATTCAAGTTGCATGAGTACTCCAAGCTCAACAGATGGAGAGAGTTGCAGAGaatcaagttggaaaaaAGGTTGGTCAAGAACGGCGTCCAGATCTCGAATGTTGTAGGTGGGTTCGTCACCGACCCTGTCGAAGATCATCCCCAAGAGCTCGAGCAATCGGCTTCTCGTCAATAGCATGAACTGTGTAATATAGTATACGTTTATAGAAATAGACCTAGAACGTAAGAGATCAAAATTAGAGTCGGAAATAAcgcagaagaagaagaagaagaagagggAGTAGAAGTACCTGTAAGAGTGTTATGCAACTCTAGGGTAGAATATCGtagacaagttgttgatgtgAAAGACAACTCCTGTTAAATTGGTCCAATGCTTGAGAGGACTCAGAACTACATCCATATATAGATATTAATGTCATGTTAGATGCTTCATTAGTGAACTTCTCATTTATTACAAACTTTGTACTCTTCGTAGAGTCTCATAGAGTCTCATATATTCTGTTCTATCACTTCTGTATGCCACTCTCAACTATTTCTATTCCTCCAAAGTTCTGGATTTTGGTCGCACTTAATTAAATCTTGccagaatttttcactttccaTTACTGTGCATCTTTCACAATATCAGCCATAATGAAGATCCAATCCAAAGTCGTACTACTACATAGGTTTGCCAGATCATATGCAACTACAGGTGGATCAACTGTTCAACATGTGGCAAAGTTCGAAGGGGTTCCTCCGCAATCCACGATTTTCTCGCTCATTCAGCCTACGGGAAATATCCACTTAGGTAACTACTTAGGAGCCATTCGGAGCTGGAAGGAACTTTCTGAGTCAGACTCTCCGGGTTCCAAGTTTATCTTTGGTATTGCTGACTTACACGCCATCACTTTGCCTAAAGATCCCCAGACCCTAAAAAGGTTCAGACATGAAGCCATCGCCAGTTTATTGGCTTCTGGATTGAGTCCTGAGAAATgtacaatttttcaccagTCTGCTGTTCCAGAACACACCGAATTGTCATGGTACTTCACCTGTATCACAAGTATGGGAAATCTAAACAGAATGACACAATGGAAACTGAAAgctcaacaagttcaaaacAGTTCCATATATGACGATAGGGTAATGGAGGCTACTAAGGCAGGAGTGCTCTGCTATCCCATTTTGCAAGCAGCAGATATCTTGATATATCGTGCCACTCATGTTCCAGTAGGTGACGACCAAAGTCAGCACTTAGAATTGACTAGAGGCATAGCCAATACCTTCAACCATACCTATAAAACGAAGTTCTTTCCTATTGTAAAAACGTTGTTAACTccttcaaagaagatccTTTCTCTCAGAAATccttcaaagaaaatgtccAAGTCAGATCCAGATCAAAACTCATGCATCTATGTAACTGATTCACCTGAAATTGTAGCTAAGAAGATCAGAAAGGCTACCACTGACTCTATTCAGGGCCCTATCTACTATGCTCCAGAGGAAAGACCTGGTGtatccaacttgatcaatgtAATTTCTGGGTTGACCGGTAAATCCATAGATGAAGTCGTGGCAGACTTGCATTGGGTCAAAGATCACAAGCAGTTCAAGGACCATGTCACAGAGTTGATTGTAGAGGAGTTCCGAGAAAACAGAGAAATGTACCAGAGATTAACGGCTGACATCAGCTATCTTGACGAGGTGTGTGCTAGGGGAAGAGACAATGCTAGAGAAATCGCCCTGGCCAACATCGCTCAAGTGAGAAAATTGATTGGAATGGATTAAACGTATAGAATCTTGTAAATAGTAATGACTTGTATAGAAATGAATATTAGACAAAActtttgggtgcaaaaaagtGATTAAATGAAATGCGATTTGCACCCGCTGATTAATTTTTATGAAACTCACCTACTTCTACTTTGAGCACTTCCTACTTCACTACATGGTAGACACTTCATAATCCTCCAACAGCATTGCCCTGAGTGATATTCGTCTTGGTGGTGTTCTTCTAGTAAAGTATGCGAGAGAAGAGATTGGGGTTCACCTTTGAAGTAAATGCTTAACCACACTATAATTGAATCACATTATCCATCTCTAATTGATTGAAATATAGCATTAGATCCTCTCCAGCTCCGTATTTGCTTCTCTAATTTCATACTCTATACTAATGATGCTACCATTCTGCTATGCTTATTGGTGCCTACCCCATATAATTTTATGTCTCTACAATTGAACTAATTCAGAGAACATTCTAATTACTTACCGTAGTCAGATCAATCTCGTCAATGCCTATTTCCTTACTTTATTCTCTTTATTGTCGTACCATTCCGTTCTCGTAACTTTGTTCTCGTACCTTAATTCATATCCAAGTCTTGCTATTTTTTCTCGGGTAGACGATAACCAAACCTGTCACGACACAATTTGACAACCCTTGAACACTATCAACACCAATCTCGCTCGTACCAATTTCATCTCAGATACAACCGAACTCAAACACGTCTTTCTGCGCGTATACTACACGTCTCAGAACACGTCTGTTCAATCCCTCTAACAACTCCCCTTACCATTGTTGCCCGAGTAAAACGCACTGAATTAAAGCAGCGCTACCACTTCACCGCACTCAGTTTCGCGTCTCGCGTTGTTTTGATTTCAGGCTGACGCCAAAACGCATCTCCAGCTCAGTTTTGTTTCACCAGATCCACAGTAGCATGGCATGCAGTTTGTAGCGGCATATTATGGATAGGTATTATCGCTAGTTAGCTAAGTGTAGTCCGTATTTTGTGACCACTCAATTCGTCTCACGctttttgtttttggaGGCCTTCTCTTCGCAGCACATTTTGTAGACTTGTTTacttttcaagatcttttccaataccacttttctcttcttcaccacAACCAACAGAGCTGGGAACGTAGCTGCTGGAAGTTGAACATCCTGACTCATCGTTTACTGCCGGTCACGCATTTCCCGTCGTCTCGCCAAAGTCAAAGCTGCGTTATTGTAGTATATATACCATTCTGATATCACATCTACCAGAACATATTCACAGCTGCTATTCATAAGATTACACCGTTATTTGTATATTTCGACAGTCAGTTGTTTCCTATTTGATATTTGTCGTTGCTTGTTATATTTGTTATATTTGTTGTTCCACTTGTAATACTACTTAGTGTTTGCTTTACCTGTCACCGTTATTGACAACTATTATCATTAATTCACATCACAATGAACGAAGAACAGTCATACA
Protein-coding sequences here:
- a CDS encoding predicted protein (go_function protein kinase CK2 regulator activity~go_component protein kinase CK2 complex): MATEEYVTDSSSDFTEYWIDLFLGIKGNEYFCDVDDEYIRDRFNLTGLNQEVSKLPTLIDIITDLVDIESQPEEHRDTLEHNARILYGLIHARYILTSRGLNKMFEKYRNGDFGYCPRVHCQLHPLLPIGLNDQPRLNSVKLYCAKCEDLFNPKSARHSVIDGAYFGTSFPAMFFQNFPQVIPIHSKETYVPKVFGFKLHEYSKLNRWRELQRIKLEKRLVKNGVQISNVVGGFVTDPVEDHPQELEQSASRQ
- the MSW1 gene encoding mitochondrial tryptophanyl-tRNA synthetase (go_function tRNA ligase activity; ATP binding~go_process tRNA aminoacylation for protein translation) — protein: MKIQSKVVLLHRFARSYATTGGSTVQHVAKFEGVPPQSTIFSLIQPTGNIHLGNYLGAIRSWKELSESDSPGSKFIFGIADLHAITLPKDPQTLKRFRHEAIASLLASGLSPEKCTIFHQSAVPEHTELSWYFTCITSMGNLNRMTQWKSKAQQVQNSSIYDDRVMEATKAGVLCYPILQAADILIYRATHVPVGDDQSQHLELTRGIANTFNHTYKTKFFPIVKTLLTPSKKILSLRNPSKKMSKSDPDQNSCIYVTDSPEIVAKKIRKATTDSIQGPIYYAPEERPGVSNLINVISGLTGKSIDEVVADLHWVKDHKQFKDHVTELIVEEFRENREMYQRLTADISYLDEVCARGRDNAREIASANIAQVRKLIGMD